Proteins from a single region of Bacteroidota bacterium:
- a CDS encoding bifunctional 5,10-methylene-tetrahydrofolate dehydrogenase/5,10-methylene-tetrahydrofolate cyclohydrolase (catalyzes the formation of 5,10-methenyltetrahydrofolate from 5,10-methylenetetrahydrofolate and subsequent formation of 10-formyltetrahydrofolate from 5,10-methenyltetrahydrofolate), whose protein sequence is MPILLDGKKLSQEIQLEIKSAIELRRTNGQKIPHLAAVLVGNDGASTTYVNSKIRLCKAVGMQSTFIHLDASTSEAELLKVVDDINNNDDIDGFIVQLPLPKHINENKIIEAINPGKDVDGFHPINLGRMQLGLPAFISATPAGIITMLERYHIETSGKHCVVIGRSNIVGTPMSILLSRNTEPGNCTVTICHSRTKNLKEICLQADIIIAALGKPEFVTADMVKEGAVVVDVGISRLDADNEKGYVIKGDVKFDEVAPKCAAISPVPGGVGLMTVVSLLMNTMKAVKN, encoded by the coding sequence ATGCCGATATTATTAGATGGTAAAAAACTTTCTCAGGAAATTCAGTTGGAAATTAAAAGTGCGATTGAGTTACGAAGAACAAACGGGCAAAAAATTCCGCACCTCGCTGCTGTTTTAGTTGGAAATGACGGAGCCAGCACAACTTATGTAAACAGTAAAATTCGTTTGTGCAAAGCTGTTGGTATGCAATCTACTTTTATACATTTAGATGCTTCAACATCTGAAGCTGAATTATTGAAGGTGGTTGATGATATTAATAATAATGATGACATCGACGGCTTTATTGTTCAGTTACCCTTACCTAAACATATCAACGAAAATAAAATAATAGAAGCTATAAATCCGGGAAAAGATGTGGATGGATTTCATCCTATTAATTTGGGCAGAATGCAATTAGGTTTACCTGCTTTTATTTCAGCTACACCGGCCGGCATAATCACCATGCTCGAGCGATACCATATCGAAACCAGTGGCAAACATTGTGTCGTAATTGGCAGAAGTAATATTGTGGGCACGCCGATGAGTATTTTATTATCGCGTAATACCGAACCCGGCAATTGCACAGTTACGATTTGTCACAGTCGTACAAAAAACTTAAAAGAAATTTGTTTGCAGGCAGATATTATTATTGCTGCATTAGGCAAACCTGAGTTTGTAACTGCAGATATGGTAAAAGAAGGAGCTGTAGTTGTTGATGTTGGTATATCAAGATTAGATGCCGATAATGAAAAAGGTTATGTGATTAAAGGCGATGTTAAATTTGATGAAGTTGCACCAAAATGTGCTGCCATTTCACCGGTTCCGGGCGGCGTTGGATTAATGACTGTAGTATCATTGTTGATGAATACGATGAAGGCAGTTAAAAATTAA
- a CDS encoding 7-carboxy-7-deazaguanine synthase QueE: MQQYPIMEQFYTIQGEGFHQGRAAYFIRLGGCDVGCVWCDVKDSWDASKHPQKSIAEIVADVKNYPAKLIVITGGEPLMYDLSPLIDVLKNEGYEINIETSGAYAMQGTADWICFSPKKFKAPLASVAALANELKVVIFNKSDFEWAESHRKTVSGNCKLYLQPEWSKRDEMTPLIIDYVKQHPEWEISLQVHKYLQVP, translated from the coding sequence ATGCAACAATATCCAATAATGGAGCAGTTTTATACCATTCAGGGTGAAGGTTTTCATCAGGGAAGGGCTGCCTATTTTATACGGCTTGGTGGCTGTGATGTTGGATGTGTGTGGTGTGATGTAAAGGACAGTTGGGACGCATCTAAACATCCCCAAAAATCAATTGCGGAAATTGTTGCTGACGTAAAAAATTATCCCGCCAAATTAATTGTAATTACGGGTGGCGAACCGTTGATGTATGATTTATCTCCGCTTATTGATGTTTTAAAAAATGAGGGTTATGAAATAAATATCGAAACATCCGGTGCTTATGCTATGCAGGGAACTGCGGACTGGATATGTTTCTCCCCAAAAAAATTTAAAGCCCCTTTAGCTTCAGTTGCAGCTCTAGCAAACGAATTAAAAGTGGTCATATTTAATAAAAGTGATTTTGAATGGGCTGAATCACATCGCAAAACTGTTTCAGGTAATTGTAAATTATATCTGCAACCCGAATGGAGTAAACGCGACGAAATGACTCCGCTTATAATAGATTATGTAAAACAACATCCCGAATGGGAAATATCATTACAGGTACATAAATATCTGCAAGTACCATAA
- a CDS encoding fibronectin type III domain-containing protein: MNHTLIFRRMLMTFVIATLSATITFAQYCTPAYTTGTAEGDYIDGVTVADLSNTFSGGAISGVGYSDYTALSANVLMGDTYTMTCTNNPTWSQTYTAWIDYDMNGSFETDEVIGTLSLAGGGSGSFSFTVPPGLVGGATRMRVRCIYPSGLAVPLDPCASSSYGEAEDYTLNLMGGAVNDVGVIDITNPTTGPGLGLEDVIVTVKNYGSADATGFTVSYQVDGGLVTAGFFPGTLPAFSTASWTAPEGWDFSAEGCYNITAWTTLAGDEDPGNDSYSEEVCHTGAVSGTGAWYIYSNTTGGEPWFTVNNSTAMTTTFGAEGVGWNRGFFETIDVPSVFGPDNCFVFLEGSDGHAIELENFLTANISTIESWVNAGGKLLLNAAPNEGDGMSFGFGGTSLFYAYYTSNADAAAGAAGHAIFNGPNLPAGTSYTGTSFGHATVTGTGLTNLMVDAFATSNVVLAEKAWGSGMVMFGGMTTDNWHDPDPNAANLRANIIAYLACDIALCPEPTGLTADGITSTSAHLDWEPADGADGYHLSVYTIDEILVLKKKVLGGLTDWTVTGLTPGTDYAYHVRSVCVDEGLKSTLTDHYYFSTPLRVESVAENIAVYPNPTSGLFNIALNGYADQTFELTVVNAIGQIVYTTSLNVNAESFVQSIDLSEVVAGVYQIALVNNGTTINYSISIID; encoded by the coding sequence ATGAATCACACTTTAATTTTTCGACGAATGTTGATGACATTTGTCATTGCTACTTTAAGTGCAACCATCACCTTTGCGCAGTATTGTACGCCGGCTTACACAACCGGAACTGCTGAAGGTGATTACATTGATGGTGTAACAGTTGCCGACTTATCAAACACATTTTCAGGAGGAGCCATTTCAGGTGTAGGCTATTCAGACTACACTGCATTGTCTGCGAATGTTTTGATGGGCGATACTTACACCATGACCTGCACCAATAATCCTACCTGGTCGCAAACGTACACTGCATGGATTGATTACGATATGAACGGTTCATTTGAAACCGATGAAGTAATTGGTACATTAAGTTTAGCCGGTGGCGGTTCAGGCTCATTTAGTTTTACTGTACCACCAGGATTGGTTGGCGGAGCAACAAGAATGCGTGTGCGTTGTATTTATCCTTCGGGATTAGCAGTGCCGCTTGATCCTTGTGCAAGTTCCAGTTATGGCGAAGCAGAAGATTATACCCTAAATCTGATGGGCGGTGCAGTTAATGATGTTGGTGTAATCGATATTACAAATCCAACTACAGGACCCGGATTAGGTTTAGAAGATGTAATTGTTACCGTGAAAAATTATGGTTCTGCTGATGCCACAGGATTTACCGTTAGTTATCAGGTTGATGGTGGTTTAGTAACTGCAGGATTTTTCCCTGGAACATTACCTGCTTTTTCAACAGCTTCATGGACTGCTCCCGAAGGTTGGGACTTCAGTGCAGAAGGTTGTTATAATATTACAGCTTGGACTACACTTGCCGGTGATGAAGATCCGGGCAACGATAGTTACTCTGAAGAAGTATGTCACACTGGTGCCGTTAGCGGTACAGGTGCATGGTATATTTATTCTAACACTACCGGTGGTGAGCCATGGTTTACTGTAAATAATTCAACCGCAATGACTACCACTTTCGGTGCAGAAGGTGTGGGTTGGAACAGAGGATTTTTTGAAACCATAGACGTTCCTTCAGTATTCGGGCCTGACAATTGTTTTGTATTTCTTGAAGGGTCAGATGGTCATGCTATAGAATTAGAAAATTTCCTCACTGCTAATATTTCTACAATTGAATCATGGGTTAATGCCGGTGGAAAATTATTATTAAATGCAGCACCTAATGAAGGTGATGGTATGAGTTTCGGATTTGGGGGCACATCATTATTTTATGCATACTATACATCTAATGCTGATGCTGCTGCAGGTGCTGCCGGACACGCAATTTTTAATGGTCCGAATTTACCTGCCGGAACTAGTTATACCGGAACAAGCTTTGGTCATGCCACAGTTACAGGTACCGGATTAACAAATTTAATGGTTGATGCATTCGCAACTTCAAATGTTGTGCTTGCTGAAAAAGCATGGGGTTCAGGTATGGTTATGTTTGGTGGTATGACTACCGACAACTGGCATGATCCTGATCCAAATGCTGCGAATTTACGTGCAAATATTATTGCATATCTGGCTTGTGATATCGCATTATGCCCTGAACCAACAGGTTTAACTGCTGATGGAATTACGTCTACCTCTGCACATTTAGATTGGGAACCTGCTGATGGTGCTGATGGTTATCATCTTTCAGTTTATACTATTGATGAAATTTTAGTGCTTAAGAAAAAAGTACTCGGTGGTTTAACAGATTGGACCGTAACCGGATTAACTCCAGGTACCGATTATGCCTATCACGTGCGTTCAGTTTGTGTTGATGAAGGATTAAAATCAACATTAACTGATCATTACTATTTCTCAACTCCTTTACGTGTTGAATCAGTAGCGGAAAACATTGCTGTATATCCAAATCCTACTTCCGGATTATTTAATATTGCTTTAAATGGATATGCTGATCAGACATTTGAATTAACTGTTGTAAATGCAATTGGTCAAATTGTATACACTACATCACTTAATGTTAATGCTGAATCATTTGTTCAGTCAATTGATTTATCTGAAGTAGTAGCAGGTGTTTATCAAATTGCTTTGGTAAATAATGGCACTACAATTAATTATTCTATTTCTATAATTGATTAA
- a CDS encoding T9SS type A sorting domain-containing protein, protein MRKKLLLCSLTVGLMLWTGASFAQTFTVGANNGSNGTTTHPTPFGDYYKTQRAQYLYLASEMAAAGMTAGELTALSFTMAFPYVIIDADGGVMENYTVKIMTTPTTSLTLEGWEAGASVVWGPTNYIPVTGVNTFTFASPITWDGTSNVLVEICGGVPEGEWEENGQVIWTTGLGFNGSRSYRSDVEVNVCDYAGIEYSGTSTTRPQIIFTLTTGDDCADVPTAGAAVSTMESVCSDDNFTVSVDPIYAAGISYQWASSPDGISWTDIAGATAFNLTTSQPDATYYHCTITCTFTGSSATSDAVYVAQNAAVDCYCTPTYITGTSDGDYVDNVSIGVINNTTGASAAPFYTYYSDLTTTLEADGDYTITITTGSYTSFNGVGAWIDFNHDGVFDEVTEKLGEVTGLGAFTPAAIDFTVPAGAAIGTTRMRVREVYNTIGMTACTEYTYGETEDYNVEIIPSVCPLVTGLYVDGITENDAVMHWTGIDAAEQYRLVLWNTATGLIAKKGVNSTSYSMVDNLTPLTTYAFRIKSVCYDEDAISSPTEWYYWTTLARMGDVEGGVTLFPNPNQGTFTINVSGYENNYFTLNVFNSIGQIVYSQPININSADYTETISLQNVTPGMYQVNLSNATQTINYSIVVTE, encoded by the coding sequence ATGAGAAAAAAATTACTCCTTTGTAGTTTGACGGTAGGTTTGATGTTGTGGACAGGAGCGTCCTTTGCACAAACGTTTACTGTTGGCGCCAATAACGGCAGCAACGGAACTACAACCCATCCGACACCTTTTGGTGATTATTACAAAACGCAACGTGCCCAATATTTATACCTTGCTTCAGAAATGGCAGCAGCGGGTATGACTGCCGGCGAATTAACTGCGTTATCTTTTACCATGGCTTTCCCTTATGTAATTATCGATGCTGATGGTGGTGTAATGGAAAACTATACTGTTAAAATTATGACCACACCTACAACTTCTTTAACCCTAGAAGGTTGGGAAGCAGGTGCTTCTGTAGTTTGGGGACCAACAAATTATATTCCTGTTACAGGCGTTAATACATTCACATTTGCATCACCTATTACCTGGGATGGCACTTCAAACGTACTTGTTGAAATATGTGGCGGCGTACCTGAAGGTGAATGGGAAGAAAATGGTCAGGTAATCTGGACTACAGGTTTAGGTTTTAATGGCTCACGCTCTTATCGCTCAGATGTTGAAGTGAATGTGTGTGATTATGCCGGTATCGAATATTCCGGAACATCAACTACTCGTCCGCAAATTATTTTCACATTAACAACCGGCGACGATTGTGCTGATGTACCAACAGCAGGTGCTGCAGTTTCTACTATGGAATCTGTTTGTTCTGATGACAACTTTACCGTTTCTGTTGACCCAATTTATGCTGCCGGTATTTCTTACCAGTGGGCTTCTTCTCCAGATGGAATTTCATGGACAGACATAGCAGGTGCTACTGCATTTAATTTAACAACTTCACAACCTGATGCAACATATTACCACTGCACAATTACTTGTACATTTACAGGTTCTTCTGCAACTTCTGATGCTGTTTATGTTGCTCAAAATGCTGCTGTAGATTGTTATTGCACACCTACTTATATTACTGGTACTTCCGATGGCGATTATGTAGATAATGTATCTATCGGTGTTATCAATAATACAACAGGTGCAAGCGCTGCTCCTTTTTATACTTATTATTCTGATTTAACAACAACATTAGAAGCTGATGGTGATTATACTATTACCATCACTACCGGTTCTTACACCTCATTTAATGGTGTTGGTGCATGGATTGATTTTAACCACGATGGTGTTTTTGATGAAGTAACCGAAAAATTAGGTGAAGTAACAGGCTTAGGTGCATTTACTCCTGCTGCTATCGACTTTACTGTTCCTGCAGGTGCAGCAATCGGAACTACCCGCATGCGCGTTCGCGAAGTATATAACACAATTGGTATGACTGCCTGCACTGAATATACTTATGGTGAAACTGAAGATTATAATGTTGAAATTATTCCTTCTGTTTGTCCATTAGTTACCGGTTTATATGTTGATGGTATTACAGAAAATGATGCCGTTATGCATTGGACAGGTATTGATGCTGCTGAACAATACAGATTAGTTTTATGGAATACAGCAACAGGTTTAATTGCTAAAAAAGGTGTTAACTCAACTTCTTATTCAATGGTTGATAATTTAACTCCATTAACTACTTATGCATTCAGAATTAAATCAGTATGTTATGATGAAGATGCAATTTCTTCTCCAACTGAATGGTATTACTGGACTACTTTAGCACGCATGGGCGATGTTGAAGGTGGTGTTACTTTATTCCCTAATCCAAATCAGGGAACATTTACAATTAATGTTAGTGGTTATGAAAATAATTATTTTACATTAAATGTATTTAATTCAATTGGACAAATTGTGTACTCACAACCAATTAATATTAATAGTGCAGATTATACTGAAACTATTTCATTACAAAATGTTACACCTGGTATGTATCAGGTTAATTTAAGTAATGCAACACAAACAATTAATTATTCAATTGTAGTTACAGAATAA
- a CDS encoding T9SS type A sorting domain-containing protein, with translation MHSTGTANAIDVTHPVFNGPYTPIVTSYTGTSFGHASISGGGAVGIMEDAFAPGTNVLSELPYGAGLVVFGGMTTTNYHSPLAEAANLRANILSYASCGESAVVICETPTGLFVDGITDNDAVCHWNEVAGADQYRFVLQNTATGVIAKRKATTNSYDLTDKLTPLTTYAFRVKTVCYDDLADISTPSPWYYWTTLGRIGEVEGGISLYPNPNNGAFTVNIAGLENNAMTLTVMNSVGQVVYTKNIDINSNNYTEYISLDNVTAGMYQINLSNENQNLNYSIVVTE, from the coding sequence ATGCATAGTACCGGAACTGCAAATGCAATTGATGTAACACATCCTGTATTTAACGGTCCTTATACACCGATAGTAACTTCTTATACCGGAACTTCATTCGGTCACGCTTCAATTAGCGGTGGTGGTGCAGTTGGTATTATGGAAGATGCTTTTGCGCCTGGAACAAACGTATTATCTGAATTACCTTACGGTGCAGGTTTAGTTGTTTTTGGTGGTATGACTACTACTAATTACCATTCACCTTTAGCAGAAGCTGCTAACTTACGTGCAAATATTCTTTCTTATGCATCTTGCGGTGAATCTGCAGTTGTAATTTGTGAAACTCCAACAGGTTTATTTGTTGATGGAATTACTGATAACGACGCAGTTTGTCATTGGAATGAAGTTGCCGGTGCTGATCAATATCGTTTTGTATTACAAAACACAGCAACTGGTGTTATTGCTAAAAGAAAAGCAACAACTAACTCTTATGACTTAACTGATAAATTAACACCGTTAACTACATATGCTTTCCGTGTTAAAACAGTTTGTTATGATGATTTAGCTGATATTTCTACACCTTCACCTTGGTACTACTGGACTACTTTAGGCCGTATCGGTGAAGTAGAAGGTGGTATTAGTTTATATCCAAACCCGAACAATGGTGCATTTACAGTTAATATTGCAGGTTTAGAAAATAATGCAATGACATTAACTGTGATGAATTCTGTTGGTCAGGTTGTTTATACTAAAAACATTGATATCAATTCTAATAATTATACTGAATATATTTCTTTAGATAATGTAACTGCAGGAATGTATCAGATTAATTTAAGCAACGAAAATCAAAACCTCAATTACTCAATTGTAGTAACTGAATAA
- a CDS encoding amidohydrolase translates to MSVRKIFFNGKVLTQDEQLPEATAFIVEDGNFTKVGSDETILAEKNNIAILIDLNKKFVVPGFNDAHIHIWKVGNLIHGMLDLRGVKSITEMQELLSAYAAKNPQLNWIQARGFNEADFIEQRMPTKADLDAIATDKPICVTRTCAHQIIVNTKALELAEIDIHTPVPKGGEMKLMADGAVAGHFTETAIGLILSKIPKYTAAELREMILAAQQQFLQYGITAATDPAVDRDLLQVYKQMDADGELIIRINAIPIRVPDGANKVYPNPEPYYSEHLIVNTVKFFADGGISGKTAALIEPYKNSNEHGVLRLEKNIFRQLAMESQEAGFMLATHAIGDSAIDLVIDVYTSIAPFNLKNLCHRIEHLGLPSHEHLEAMFKYHISAIMQPIFISELGNNFLNYVPEHYLNYLYPVRSVLDFGVQLALSTDAPVVKSYHPLYNIHAALNRTTNNGTVISPQQKITLTEALYAYTMGSATVTGAHQKMGSITAGKWADFTVLNSFDPNPDQVEQTYIAGNPQL, encoded by the coding sequence ATGTCGGTGAGAAAGATATTTTTTAATGGTAAAGTGCTGACTCAGGATGAACAACTTCCTGAGGCTACTGCATTTATTGTTGAAGATGGAAATTTCACCAAAGTGGGTTCAGATGAAACAATATTAGCTGAAAAAAATAATATTGCTATTCTAATCGATTTAAATAAAAAATTTGTAGTTCCGGGTTTTAATGATGCACATATTCATATCTGGAAGGTTGGGAATTTAATACATGGTATGCTGGATTTACGTGGCGTAAAAAGTATTACCGAAATGCAGGAATTACTATCTGCATACGCAGCAAAAAATCCGCAATTAAATTGGATACAGGCAAGAGGTTTTAATGAAGCCGATTTTATTGAACAACGTATGCCCACGAAAGCTGATTTAGATGCAATTGCAACAGATAAACCAATTTGTGTAACCCGCACCTGTGCACATCAAATAATTGTAAATACAAAAGCACTTGAATTAGCAGAAATTGATATCCATACGCCTGTGCCGAAAGGTGGTGAAATGAAATTAATGGCTGATGGCGCTGTAGCAGGGCATTTTACTGAAACTGCAATCGGATTAATTTTATCTAAAATACCAAAATATACAGCCGCTGAATTGCGGGAAATGATTTTAGCTGCGCAACAACAATTTTTACAATACGGAATTACAGCAGCAACCGATCCTGCAGTAGATAGAGATTTATTACAGGTATATAAACAAATGGATGCAGATGGTGAATTAATTATTCGCATAAATGCAATTCCGATACGCGTTCCTGATGGTGCAAATAAAGTATATCCAAATCCTGAACCGTATTATAGTGAACACCTAATTGTAAATACGGTAAAGTTTTTTGCAGATGGCGGAATAAGCGGAAAAACAGCAGCACTTATTGAACCATATAAAAATTCAAATGAACATGGTGTGTTGCGTTTAGAAAAAAACATATTTCGTCAATTAGCAATGGAATCGCAAGAAGCAGGATTTATGTTAGCAACACATGCAATTGGAGATTCAGCCATCGACCTGGTAATTGATGTATATACATCGATTGCTCCTTTTAACCTAAAAAATTTATGTCACAGAATCGAACATTTGGGGCTGCCTTCTCATGAACATCTGGAAGCCATGTTTAAATATCATATTTCAGCAATAATGCAACCCATTTTTATTAGCGAGCTGGGAAATAATTTCCTGAATTATGTTCCTGAGCATTATTTAAATTATTTATATCCTGTAAGAAGTGTTTTGGATTTCGGTGTTCAACTCGCATTATCTACAGATGCGCCGGTAGTTAAATCCTATCATCCTTTATACAACATACATGCTGCTTTAAACAGAACTACCAATAATGGAACAGTGATATCTCCCCAACAAAAAATAACACTTACTGAGGCTTTATACGCATATACTATGGGAAGTGCTACAGTAACAGGCGCACACCAAAAAATGGGTTCCATTACAGCAGGGAAATGGGCTGATTTTACGGTATTAAACAGCTTTGACCCCAATCCGGACCAGGTTGAACAAACCTATATTGCCGGCAATCCGCAGTTATAG
- a CDS encoding aspartate aminotransferase family protein translates to MMTINLKTAIPGPKSIEMMQRRKNAMPAGLAKSTEVAVVSADGGVVIDADGNTLLDFAGGIGMMNIGHSNKQVIDAMKEQLDKYIHICSLVATPEPYVELAELLNSLTPGNFPKKTLLANSGSEAVENAVNIARYYTKRSAVICFEGGYHGRTLLTLSLTSKYALFKKGFGPYVSDIVRLPAPNMYRKPKQFTDAEYINFCIQQFETAMIAQIDPDSVAAIIIEPVQGEGGFIPMPEQFLQKLRAVADAHGIVLIFDEIQCGAGRTGKLFACAHFNVVPDIICMAKSIGAGMPISAITGKAEIIDAPHLGGVGGTYGGNPLACVAAIEALKILSSESFLARVNHVGDLISTTLNNWKNKYACIGDVRGLGAMLLVEFVKDRDSKEPDVEIAMEIIKDAVSHGIILIRAGLYSNCIRLLPPIVMTDEQLAEGLQVLENAIQRAQEKRAK, encoded by the coding sequence ATTATGACTATTAATTTAAAAACAGCCATCCCCGGACCTAAATCGATTGAAATGATGCAGCGTCGTAAAAATGCTATGCCTGCAGGTTTAGCTAAATCAACGGAAGTAGCTGTAGTGTCTGCCGATGGTGGTGTAGTAATTGATGCCGATGGAAATACCCTACTTGATTTTGCAGGTGGTATCGGCATGATGAATATTGGTCATAGCAACAAACAGGTTATTGATGCAATGAAGGAACAACTTGATAAATATATTCATATCTGTTCCTTAGTTGCAACACCCGAGCCTTATGTTGAATTAGCAGAATTATTAAACAGTTTAACACCGGGTAACTTCCCCAAAAAAACATTGCTCGCTAACAGTGGGAGTGAGGCTGTAGAAAATGCAGTAAATATTGCCAGATATTATACTAAACGCAGTGCCGTAATTTGTTTTGAAGGTGGTTATCATGGCCGAACATTATTAACCTTATCGCTTACCAGTAAATATGCATTATTTAAAAAAGGTTTCGGACCTTATGTGAGTGATATTGTGCGTTTACCTGCTCCGAATATGTATCGTAAACCAAAACAATTTACTGATGCAGAATATATAAATTTTTGTATTCAGCAATTTGAAACGGCAATGATTGCGCAAATTGATCCGGACAGTGTTGCTGCAATAATTATTGAACCGGTGCAGGGTGAGGGCGGATTTATTCCAATGCCGGAACAATTTTTACAAAAGCTCCGTGCTGTAGCTGATGCACATGGTATTGTTTTAATTTTTGATGAAATTCAGTGTGGTGCAGGAAGAACAGGAAAATTATTTGCCTGCGCACATTTTAATGTTGTGCCTGATATTATTTGTATGGCAAAATCGATTGGTGCAGGTATGCCAATTAGTGCAATAACCGGTAAAGCTGAAATTATTGATGCTCCACATTTAGGTGGGGTGGGCGGTACATATGGTGGTAACCCTTTAGCTTGTGTTGCTGCGATTGAAGCACTGAAAATTCTTTCATCTGAATCATTTTTAGCTCGTGTAAATCATGTTGGTGATTTAATTTCAACAACATTAAATAACTGGAAAAATAAATATGCTTGTATTGGAGATGTTCGTGGGTTAGGTGCCATGTTGCTGGTAGAATTTGTGAAAGACCGTGATAGCAAAGAACCCGATGTTGAAATTGCCATGGAAATAATTAAAGATGCCGTTAGTCATGGAATTATATTAATTCGTGCAGGGTTATATTCAAATTGTATCCGGTTGTTGCCACCAATTGTAATGACCGATGAACAGTTAGCAGAAGGTTTACAGGTTTTGGAAAATGCGATTCAACGCGCACAGGAGAAAAGAGCTAAATAA
- a CDS encoding GNAT family N-acetyltransferase, with translation MLKSYHLSDKIVIRHTLPQDARALELLQYIVFPNLAEDEILHEAHYLKHLEIFPEGQLVAVDGNRIIGGTTTMRYHFNVENPEHHTFSETVAGGWLTNHEPDGEWLYGKLDVSVHPDYRGMGIAKTFYQLRNQIAEQLGCKGQLTVGMLNGYVNYADKMDIETYYEKVKNHELFDPTVSVQEKIGFQIVGLMKDYLNDPTCGNAGAIIVMEL, from the coding sequence ATGTTAAAATCCTATCATTTATCAGATAAAATTGTAATTCGTCATACATTACCTCAGGATGCGAGGGCATTGGAGTTATTGCAATATATCGTTTTTCCGAATTTGGCGGAAGATGAAATTTTGCACGAAGCGCATTATTTAAAACACCTGGAAATATTTCCTGAAGGTCAGTTAGTTGCTGTAGATGGAAACCGTATTATTGGTGGAACTACAACGATGCGTTATCATTTCAATGTGGAAAATCCGGAACACCACACTTTTAGTGAAACCGTGGCAGGAGGCTGGCTGACCAATCATGAACCTGATGGTGAATGGTTGTATGGTAAATTAGATGTAAGTGTACATCCCGATTATCGCGGAATGGGCATTGCAAAAACATTTTATCAGTTGCGCAATCAAATTGCAGAACAATTAGGATGTAAAGGGCAGCTCACTGTTGGAATGCTCAATGGTTATGTAAATTATGCAGATAAAATGGATATAGAAACCTATTATGAAAAAGTAAAAAATCATGAACTATTTGATCCGACAGTTTCTGTGCAGGAAAAAATCGGGTTTCAAATTGTTGGTTTAATGAAAGATTATCTGAACGACCCAACCTGCGGAAATGCTGGAGCAATTATTGTAATGGAATTATAA